The Ovis aries strain OAR_USU_Benz2616 breed Rambouillet chromosome X, ARS-UI_Ramb_v3.0, whole genome shotgun sequence genomic sequence caagagtactggagtgggttgtcatttccttctccagggggtcttcctgacccagggatcgaacccaggtctcccacattgcaggcagatcctttaccgtctgagctaccagggaagcccatgtatacacacacacattcttttccagatttttttccattataggttattataagatattgaatataattccctgtgatATATGGCTATCTATGCTGTATATAATAAagtgtatatagtagtgtgtacatgttaatcctaaattcctaatttatccctctcccatgtgaaagcttttaagacagtatctggcacatagtagcaCTATATGAATGTTAAATAAACTAACATCACTTCTCTATGCCTCGTTCCTCCATGGTAAAACGGGAGGAATCATGACCTACCTCGCAGGGATGTTATGAAAGTAGATTCAATAAGTAACAAATTCAGGCAATAACTAACGCTTCGGTCACATATGTGAGAAAGTTGATAAACTGTAAAGCCCCATATAAATGTCAGCTGCCCTGTTTGCCATTGTCATTATCAGAGGTCTCTTCTCCCACCAGCTCTTTCACGCCCTCACACATGCAAGCACATCCACACTGAGCCCTTTCTGCAGCCTCCAGGCCCCAAGCAGGGCTCCAAGGAGGCTGGGCTGCGATGAGGTGGGACAGGAGCTTTGTCCTTCTGTTTGGCCAGCCAACCAGCGCTCTCTGCTGGGCCTCTCCAGGGCCTGCTTCAAAGCCACTTGTGTTTTTGCATATGATTAAACTATCCACTGCAGATGTCTGCTTGGATGCTGCCATCTGTTCCCTGGCAATTTTCAAGTTCAAATTGCATGATTGCTCCCCTGAAGTGTATTCTCTCTTGATTTggcttctctgtgtctctttgcctctaccctctgtttccttttattttaaattacatttattgtttctccccttttagaaaaagaagtgtgttttttccattataaaagtGATACtgtacatgttttttaaaagaaaaaaatggaaagtattagaaagtaaaaagaacaaagtcagCCAGAGCCCCACCACCCAGAGACAACCATTGTAAACATTTTACAATATTTGCTTTGTTCCATACATGGGTTTTGCTTGTTTCTATGTTACTGAGAACATATTGTGTGAAAAATGTGGTGCCCTGCTTTCCTCACTTAACATTATGACATATGTGTGCTCCGTGTTAGGAAAACCCTATCGTAAACCTCATTTCAATGACAAAGTTACAGCCACCAGGAGTGCCAGGCACCGTTGTATTTGTATTGATAAAACAcgtataacataaaattcaccattttactcattttaaagtgtacaattcagtgacatttaATACATTCACAATGGTGTACAAACATCTCCAATATctatttccagaacattttcGTCACTCCCAAAGGGAACCCTGTACCAATGAAGCAGTCACTCTCCTCAGCttggcccctgctgctgctgctgctaagtcgcttcagtcgtgtccgactctgtgtgaccccatagacggcagcccaccaggctcccccatccctgggattttctaggcaagaatactggagtgggttgccatttccttctccaatgcatgaaagtgaaaagtcaaagtgaagtcgctcagtcgtgtccgactcttcacaaccccatggactgcagcctaccaggctcctccgtccatgggattttccaggcaagagtactggagtggagtgccaaccactaatctgctttttgTCGCTGTGGATTTGCTTATTCTCGACATTTCCtgcaaatgaaatcatacaatgtgcctctttgtgtctggcttattccaCTCGGCATAAGGTCTTAACGGTTCCTCCGCATCATAGCATGTGTCAGTACTTCACTCTTTTAcctggctgaataatattccattgcacggGTATACCACgtttcaaaaattaattaatctattaatggatatttggattgtttctaccttttggctattatgaatagtgctgctatgaacattcaggCTATTTGTTGTgcttgaacatgttttcattgcttttgtgtgTATAAGGAGTGGGTCTTGGAGTAATTTTGTGTTTAACTTACTGAGTAAtagccaaactgttttccaccaGCAATCTATGAGGGTTCCAACTTCTTTACCTCCTTGCCAACTATTGTTTCCTGGGGTTTAAGAAATATTATAGCCATCCTACAGGGTGTGAGTGGCATCTCGTTGTGagattgatttgcatttccctaacgaCTAATGatattgaccatcttttcatgtgtttgttagctatttACATATCTTCTTTGGCGAAAAGTCTATTGAAGTCCTTTGCCCAGTTTTTAAACTAGATTGTCTTTTCGTTGTTATAAGTACTCTTAATGTATTCTGTGTACTAGGACCTTATGAAATATGTTGAAATATATGACCTGCATATATTTCCCCTTCTGTaggctgtttttttctttttcttttcttttttggccatgccatgtggcatgcaggatcttagttccccaaccagggatagaactcatgtcccctgcaacAAAattgcagagtcctaaccacagaactaccaggggcttcccaggtggtgctagaggtaaagaatcagcctgccaatgcaggagatgcgagagatgcagctttgattcctgggttaggaagatcccctgaaggaggacatggcaacccactccagcattcttgcctggaaaagtccatggagagaggagctgaagggctacagtccatgggattgccaaacacaactgggcaactgaacacagcacagcaaccactgaactgccagggaagtccctgtaagcTATGTCTTAACTTTCGTGATAATGTCTTTTGATGCactaaagattttaattttgatgaagtataatttacctattttcttttgttcttgttcCTTTGGTGTCATTTCTAAAAATCTACTGTCAAATCTACTTCAAGATCATGATGATTTACCTCTATGCTTTCTAATAAAAATTCTATAgttgcagttctttttttttttttagatgtgaaaataatattttaatagtaaTAGGAACACACAGCACCTCCTGGGCTGGAGGGTCCAAATAAGAACACTAAGCACAAGCCTCCCAGGTATCAAAGCTGCTTCCCTCACAGCTCTGTTGCGACAAAGGTCAGACACACCCCAGGTCTCCCTCAAggagggccccccccccccaggcccTGGCTCCTTACACAACGAAGGTCACATGGACACTGCAGGTTTATCGTAAGCTGCCAAtagcactttattttttcttttcaacatcCTGTTCTGCGGCTTCCTTGGCCCTTTTTGCCCGGATGCCGAAGAGCCGGGCATTGGCACGGGCCATGCGGAGACTGGCAAATGCCTTAAAGTTCTTCTCCTCCTCTGTGATGGCTCTGGCTTTCTCCTTCTTATAGACATTCTGTATGGGCATAACAGGTCCAGTCAGCTGAGTGGCCAGTTTGAGCTCTTCAGCAGAGCTGTCTCCCTTCTTGGGGGCCGAGGGCTTCCTGGGGAACAGGATAAGTTTGGAGCGGTACTCCTTGAGCCGCTGCACGTTGGCTTGCAGGGACTCCGTGCACTTGTTCCGCCGCCTCGGGTCCAACGAGATCCCAATGGTCCGGGCCACCTTCTTGTGGATGCCGGCCACCCTAAGCTCCTCCAGGCTGAAGCCCCTGCCGGCACGAACCTTCATGTGGTACCTGACCGTCGGGCATCTCACCACCGGCCGGAGAGGACCGGACGTGGGGCGCGGGGCAATGCAGCGCGCCTTGGCCTGCCGGGCCTTGAGTCTACGGATCTTGCGAGCCGGCTGGTTAAACCACGTGGCCACGCGCCGCTGCCAGTCCTTGTGGAAGTGGGACTTCAGGATCATGCCATTCCGGCTAGGCGCCATGGCTGTGGCTGGAAGGCCTCCTCCGAGGGCTCACGGCCGGGAAAGCTGCAGTTCTTATATTTAGCTCTTTCATCcatgttaatttttgtatatggtgtgaacttcattcttttacctgtgtttacatgtatttttatgtatacaatggatatatgtttatatatccagttttcccatcactttTTGTTGAAGATTACTTTTCCTCATTGAATGGTCTTGGTACCCTTGAAACCATTCAATGAGGAAAAAGTAATTAATTGACCAGACATATATGGGTTTCTTTCTGGACTGtaattctgttccattaatccaTGTCTATCCTTATGCCAATAATGTATTGTTTTGatcattgtagctttgtagtaagtttttaAATCAGGAGGTATGAGTcttctaattttgttctttttcaagggtTTGTTGCCTATTCAGTGTTCCTTGcaattccatatgaattgtggGATCAGTTATTCCATATTTGTAAAAAAAGagcattggaattttgatagggttTGCATTGAATCTAGAGATCTCTTTGGGGTATATTGCTATCTTAATATTAAATCTATAAACATGGgagcttttctatttatttaggtcttctctaTTTTAGCAATGTTTGTGGTTTAAGTGTAGAAATCTTTCACCTacttagttaaatttattcctaggcattttattcttttagatagTACTGTAAACAAAgttgttttcctaattttatttcagatgctCATTGCTGGTGCATAGAAATACCACTAATTTGTGTACGTTGAtattgtatcctgcaactttgctgaatttgtttgCTAActtaaatatccttttttttaaataactgaggATGTTCTTTATGTGAGATTATATTATCTGTGaatatagttttactttttctttccagtttggatgtcttatttctttttcttgcccaaTTGCTTTGACTAGAACTTCCAGTATAATATTGAATAGAAGTCGTGAAAATGGATATTCTAGTCTTGTTCCTCAtctagaggaaaagctttcagtttttcaccattaaatatgatgttCACTATGGGGTTTTCATAGATGCCCTTTACAAGTTGAGGAAGTTATGTCCTATTTCTAGTGTGTTGAATGCTTTTATCATGAAagagtgttggattttgtcaaataatttttctacATCAATTAGTATGATCATGTGTcttttcccttcaatctattCATGCAGTGTATTGTATTGAcacattaatttttatgtattgaaCCACCTTTGCATTCCTGACATAAATTCTACTTGGTCAGGGTAGCTAATCCTCTTACTCTGCTACTGGATTTTGTCTGTtagtattttgttaagaatttttgcatctgtgacagggtgctcagggctggtgcactgggatgaccctgaaggatgggatggggagggaggtgggagggggattcaggatggggagcacatgtacacccatggctgattcatgtcgatgtatggcaaaaaccactacaatattgtaaagtaattagcctccaattaaaataaattaattaatttttaaaaaagaatttttgcaTCAAAAATCATATGGGATATtgatctgtatttttct encodes the following:
- the LOC105607128 gene encoding large ribosomal subunit protein eL13-like, whose product is MAPSRNGMILKSHFHKDWQRRVATWFNQPARKIRRLKARQAKARCIAPRPTSGPLRPVVRCPTVRYHMKVRAGRGFSLEELRVAGIHKKVARTIGISLDPRRRNKCTESLQANVQRLKEYRSKLILFPRKPSAPKKGDSSAEELKLATQLTGPVMPIQNVYKKEKARAITEEEKNFKAFASLRMARANARLFGIRAKRAKEAAEQDVEKKK